A single genomic interval of Asinibacterium sp. OR53 harbors:
- a CDS encoding Rieske 2Fe-2S domain-containing protein yields the protein MTEKKIHWFKIADDAALLPWQDNNMCQVEADGKKITMARFGSQFYAFAQKCPHASGIMSDGYIDAQGHVVCPVHRYRFNMQNGRNTSGEGYYLKTYLAEQRPDGIYIGIEQKGWWL from the coding sequence ATGACAGAAAAAAAGATCCACTGGTTCAAGATTGCCGATGATGCTGCCTTACTTCCATGGCAAGACAATAATATGTGCCAGGTAGAAGCAGATGGTAAAAAAATAACCATGGCGCGTTTTGGAAGCCAGTTCTATGCTTTTGCGCAAAAATGCCCGCATGCCAGCGGCATCATGTCCGATGGATATATTGATGCACAGGGCCATGTAGTATGCCCGGTACACCGTTATCGCTTTAATATGCAAAATGGTCGTAATACGAGTGGCGAGGGTTATTACCTCAAAACCTATTTAGCCGAACAGCGCCCGGATGGCATATATATTGGGATAGAACAGAAGGGTTGGTGGTTATGA